The following are encoded together in the Geobacter sulfurreducens PCA genome:
- a CDS encoding AAA family ATPase yields MHLFKRAEMLNVIDTLATNYLKGKVRAVRLSVIALLSGGHILLEDIPGLGKTTLALALARALGLSFGRVQCTSDLLPSDITGLSILNRDENRFTFMPGPIFNNVVLMDEINRAMPKTQSALLEAMEERRVTVEGTTHPLPEPFLVIATQNPVEQVGTYPLPESQLDRFMVRSGIGYPPEAIEKAIIKGGSIRDGIRHLEPLVTVNDIIEAQRTVRESIYLSDKVVDYIHAIVAATRSHRAVTSGVSTRGAISMAETAKAHAYLEGRDYVIPEDVKAIAAPVGAHRLILGFDNENLDKGELLHAILATIPVPLA; encoded by the coding sequence ATGCACCTCTTTAAACGCGCTGAAATGCTCAATGTCATCGACACGCTGGCCACCAATTACCTCAAGGGCAAGGTCCGCGCGGTCCGCCTGTCGGTAATTGCGCTCCTTTCCGGCGGCCACATCCTGCTGGAAGACATACCGGGCCTGGGCAAGACGACCCTGGCCCTCGCCCTGGCCCGGGCACTGGGGCTCTCCTTTGGCCGGGTTCAGTGCACGAGCGATCTTCTCCCCTCGGATATCACGGGTCTCTCCATCCTCAACCGGGACGAAAACCGCTTTACCTTCATGCCCGGTCCCATCTTCAACAACGTGGTGCTGATGGACGAGATCAACCGCGCCATGCCCAAGACCCAGAGCGCGCTTCTGGAGGCCATGGAGGAGCGACGGGTTACGGTGGAGGGCACCACCCATCCGCTGCCCGAGCCTTTCCTGGTCATTGCCACCCAGAACCCGGTGGAGCAGGTGGGAACCTATCCGCTCCCCGAATCGCAGCTGGACCGCTTCATGGTCCGCAGCGGCATCGGCTACCCGCCCGAGGCCATCGAAAAGGCCATCATCAAGGGAGGGAGCATCCGCGACGGCATCCGCCACCTGGAGCCGCTTGTGACGGTCAACGACATCATCGAGGCCCAACGAACGGTCCGCGAATCCATCTACCTGTCCGATAAGGTGGTTGATTACATCCATGCCATCGTCGCGGCCACCCGCAGTCACCGTGCCGTGACGTCGGGCGTTTCCACCAGGGGCGCCATTTCCATGGCCGAAACCGCCAAGGCCCACGCCTATCTGGAGGGGCGCGACTACGTCATTCCCGAGGATGTGAAGGCGATTGCGGCGCCGGTTGGTGCACACCGACTGATCCTCGGTTTTGACAACGAGAACCTGGACAAGGGGGAGCTATTACACGCCATTCTCGCCACCATACCCGTTCCGCTGGCCTGA
- a CDS encoding DUF58 domain-containing protein — translation MTVSGVAGWLNIRGLALQVRLPDEIYADQETFAYLVIVNRKRFVPSFLLRVSVEGGGWADFNLVERQADEAGSAAIRFPRRGIVTLGRAVVSSPFPINFFVRSTVLPLDARGVVFPSPLPCAGFSVLPEQAGRGGRESLSPGYEGEVDRISDYTGTEPFRLIHWRLSARHGSLKVKGMTAVADEPIILDPDRLPGSDREERIRCGVWLVNRAIRANRPVGLFVDGRTIAPDTSRAHRLRLLTELALHGIR, via the coding sequence ATGACCGTTTCCGGGGTTGCTGGATGGCTCAATATCCGCGGCCTTGCGCTCCAGGTGCGTCTGCCCGACGAGATCTATGCTGATCAGGAGACCTTTGCCTACCTGGTCATTGTCAACCGGAAGCGTTTCGTGCCCTCGTTCCTGTTGCGTGTGTCAGTGGAGGGGGGCGGCTGGGCCGATTTCAACCTGGTGGAACGGCAGGCCGACGAGGCCGGTTCTGCCGCGATCAGGTTTCCCCGCAGGGGGATCGTTACCTTGGGGCGAGCCGTGGTGAGCTCTCCTTTTCCCATAAATTTTTTTGTCCGATCAACGGTCCTTCCCCTGGATGCTCGAGGCGTTGTTTTTCCCTCGCCACTTCCTTGCGCCGGCTTTTCCGTTCTGCCGGAGCAGGCGGGAAGAGGGGGGCGCGAGAGTCTTTCACCCGGTTACGAAGGGGAAGTGGACCGGATTTCCGACTATACGGGTACGGAGCCGTTCAGGCTGATCCACTGGCGTCTTTCGGCACGCCACGGTTCTCTGAAGGTGAAAGGGATGACTGCTGTTGCGGACGAGCCGATCATCCTCGACCCGGACCGCTTGCCGGGCAGCGATCGCGAGGAGCGCATCCGGTGCGGGGTCTGGCTCGTAAACCGGGCTATCCGGGCAAACCGTCCCGTGGGTCTTTTTGTCGACGGGCGGACCATCGCTCCTGACACCTCCCGCGCCCATCGGCTCAGACTGCTCACGGAACTGGCACTCCATGGTATCCGTTAA
- a CDS encoding transglutaminaseTgpA domain-containing protein yields the protein MVSVKTVITILAYLVAALGYLPVVLYADWPARLAAPLALALGIAFDRRGRHPLAGIPATLFTVVAFAAYLLQWSRSNPAAPVVNFLVMLLSVRLINEKSPRNLLQIFALSLFLLAGSSLFSLSALFLFYLTLLLALIAIALVLLAFHSVDEGISLTSRALRRVVTAALAMPAASLPLLLVFFAILPRTQFPLLSFLNAPGEKTTGLSERVEPGTSSSVADVHTVAFRAECERLERNELYWRGLVLDTATPAGWVRGTTPTADSPAQPQGRAVRQVIYPEPSRTTYLVGLNVPIRMDGIRNRQANDFTFVNRGRPGGRIRYEVQSVVSDTIAVRGTVDRNRYLKLPERISGRTIDLARRLTAGAANDAAKLERIEAWFRDAGFSYATTGLPLSDDPVDAFLFGSKRGHCEFFASSFARLLRVAGVPARLVGGYYGGEYNELAGYYLVTEDRAHVWVEAFIEGRGWVMVDPSAFAVNFARVGEASRAGMLGTMTRVVDSLSYLWIQTVITYDLQKQIELVRTANSRFKDLRMPGDVRLVAAATIGALAALGCVLAIRRHRPAGREKRLLKRLRAKLTRFYGLPRDPDPSQGLSEVVAGLNDPAATEFVAIYGGAVYHDRRLTPDEVRRLDRLLEEIGRRHHRRSSP from the coding sequence ATGGTATCCGTTAAGACCGTTATCACCATTCTCGCCTACCTCGTGGCGGCTCTCGGGTATCTCCCCGTCGTACTCTATGCGGACTGGCCAGCGCGACTCGCGGCTCCGCTGGCCTTGGCGCTGGGCATTGCATTTGATCGCCGGGGACGGCATCCTCTGGCCGGCATTCCGGCAACACTATTCACGGTCGTTGCCTTTGCGGCGTACTTACTCCAGTGGAGTCGCTCCAATCCGGCAGCGCCGGTCGTGAACTTCCTCGTCATGCTTCTGTCGGTGCGGCTGATCAACGAAAAGAGTCCGCGAAACCTTCTTCAGATATTTGCGCTTTCCCTTTTTCTCCTGGCAGGGTCATCGCTCTTCAGCCTGAGCGCCCTGTTTCTGTTCTATCTGACGCTCCTGCTGGCCCTTATCGCTATTGCGCTCGTTCTTCTGGCCTTTCATAGCGTCGACGAAGGTATCAGTCTCACCTCCCGCGCACTCAGGCGCGTGGTCACGGCGGCCCTTGCCATGCCCGCCGCGTCACTGCCGCTACTGCTCGTTTTTTTCGCCATCCTGCCGCGGACCCAGTTTCCGCTCCTCAGTTTTCTGAATGCCCCGGGGGAGAAAACAACAGGGCTCAGTGAGCGCGTGGAGCCGGGCACGTCCTCCAGCGTAGCCGATGTCCACACCGTTGCGTTCAGGGCCGAATGCGAGCGGTTGGAGCGGAATGAGTTGTATTGGCGGGGACTGGTCCTGGACACGGCTACCCCGGCTGGATGGGTGCGCGGGACGACCCCGACCGCGGATTCGCCTGCCCAGCCACAGGGAAGAGCCGTGCGTCAGGTGATCTATCCCGAACCCTCGCGCACCACGTACCTGGTGGGGCTCAACGTGCCGATTCGCATGGACGGAATCCGAAACAGGCAAGCCAATGATTTTACCTTTGTCAATCGGGGACGTCCGGGGGGGCGGATCAGGTATGAGGTGCAGTCGGTGGTGTCCGACACTATTGCCGTCAGGGGGACGGTGGACCGAAACCGCTATTTGAAACTGCCCGAACGGATCTCCGGCAGAACAATTGACCTGGCACGCCGGTTGACTGCCGGCGCAGCAAACGATGCGGCCAAGCTAGAAAGGATCGAGGCGTGGTTCCGTGATGCCGGATTCTCTTACGCTACCACAGGGCTTCCGCTGTCGGACGATCCGGTCGATGCCTTTCTCTTTGGCAGCAAAAGAGGACACTGCGAGTTTTTTGCGTCATCGTTCGCCCGGCTGTTGCGGGTGGCGGGCGTACCGGCGAGGCTGGTGGGGGGCTACTACGGCGGGGAATACAACGAACTGGCCGGCTATTATCTGGTTACCGAAGACCGCGCCCATGTCTGGGTGGAAGCGTTCATAGAGGGACGAGGTTGGGTAATGGTCGACCCAAGCGCCTTTGCCGTCAACTTCGCTCGAGTGGGCGAAGCATCCAGAGCCGGGATGCTTGGCACAATGACCCGCGTGGTCGACTCGCTCTCCTATCTCTGGATTCAGACAGTTATCACCTATGACCTCCAGAAACAGATCGAGCTGGTCCGCACGGCGAACAGCCGGTTCAAAGACCTCCGCATGCCGGGGGATGTGCGTCTGGTCGCGGCGGCGACAATCGGAGCACTGGCGGCGTTGGGGTGCGTCTTGGCTATTCGCCGTCACAGGCCTGCCGGCAGGGAGAAACGGCTGCTGAAACGTCTCCGTGCAAAGCTCACCCGTTTCTACGGCCTTCCCCGGGATCCGGATCCCTCGCAGGGACTGTCTGAAGTCGTCGCAGGACTGAACGATCCGGCGGCAACGGAGTTCGTCGCCATTTACGGTGGGGCGGTTTACCACGACCGGCGTCTCACCCCTGATGAGGTCCGCCGCCTTGATCGATTACTTGAAGAGATCGGCAGGAGGCACCATCGTCGTAGCAGCCCATAG
- a CDS encoding tetratricopeptide repeat protein, whose translation MSSKKDKHLDSAQKFLIKGQVDRAIREYEQAVTLDPKDVRVRQKYAELLVRASRKNEALREFEVIGKFYADNGFFLKAIAVYKQIQKIDPSNSGTSLTLATLNEKQGLVGNALAEYKAVYDFYEKSGQLREGVKVLERMHSLDRENITIRLKLADTRNKIGQTDEAYQEFTVLAREIRAKGDAAAYGRICERIGQLFPERREFLLVVAEDELAAGNHAAALPLLKQFANDERFNPRALYLLADASRAAGDLKTASDAYNRIVLNYPGELTACKGLLFCLRHRGDVEEALELLKRFEPEFLSHEPETLEQFYLSLQEIAPHNEAIAEGVRRVRGTADKDVEVSGEQEQELASFSEDSAPLPDGSPAVPESPAAGVAEVDFDSDESLWEEEVEIGLEGDGDADLEEIELEVSVLDESTDWLAGPESEAPSLTDDLSLDFTEDELNDLVPPPPSVPPSPGLKGDKYGLDGLFSAFKKGVGEQLDQGDTETHYNLGIAYKEMGLYDDAVAEFKAAAQDPRRLVDCITLQGICYRDKGEPARAEELFNSGLMLSELSPEEFLCLTYELALTLEQKGDVEKALTEYRKIADVDPAFRDTAGKLEHLGHDGLADADLVDLEETP comes from the coding sequence GTGAGCTCCAAAAAAGATAAACATCTCGACAGTGCCCAGAAGTTCCTTATCAAGGGACAGGTCGACCGGGCGATCCGTGAATACGAGCAAGCAGTAACACTCGACCCCAAGGATGTGCGGGTCCGGCAGAAGTACGCCGAGTTGTTGGTACGCGCCAGCAGAAAGAACGAGGCGTTGCGGGAGTTCGAAGTCATCGGTAAGTTCTACGCTGACAACGGCTTTTTCCTCAAGGCAATCGCGGTCTACAAGCAGATCCAGAAAATCGACCCCTCCAATTCGGGCACATCTCTCACCCTTGCCACCCTCAATGAAAAGCAGGGACTTGTCGGCAATGCCCTGGCTGAATACAAGGCTGTCTACGACTTCTACGAAAAGAGCGGGCAGCTCCGTGAAGGGGTAAAGGTCCTGGAGCGCATGCACTCCCTGGACCGGGAGAACATCACTATTCGCCTGAAACTGGCCGACACTCGGAACAAGATCGGCCAGACAGATGAAGCGTATCAAGAGTTCACCGTCCTGGCCCGCGAAATCAGAGCGAAGGGCGATGCTGCTGCCTACGGACGCATCTGCGAACGGATCGGGCAACTCTTCCCGGAGCGGAGGGAGTTTCTCCTCGTCGTTGCCGAAGATGAACTGGCCGCCGGTAACCATGCCGCCGCTCTCCCCCTGTTGAAGCAGTTCGCGAACGACGAGCGCTTCAATCCGCGCGCACTCTATCTTCTGGCCGACGCTTCCCGGGCAGCGGGCGACCTGAAAACCGCTTCGGATGCATACAACCGCATCGTGCTCAACTACCCCGGAGAGCTTACCGCCTGCAAAGGGCTCTTGTTCTGTCTGCGTCATAGGGGTGATGTGGAGGAGGCGCTTGAACTCCTGAAGCGCTTTGAGCCCGAATTCCTCAGCCACGAGCCCGAGACCCTTGAACAGTTCTACCTGTCGCTCCAGGAGATCGCTCCCCATAATGAGGCTATTGCCGAAGGGGTGCGCAGGGTTCGCGGGACAGCCGACAAGGATGTTGAAGTCTCCGGTGAACAGGAGCAGGAACTCGCATCGTTTTCTGAAGATTCGGCTCCCTTGCCGGATGGCTCGCCCGCTGTCCCTGAATCTCCCGCTGCCGGGGTGGCAGAAGTTGACTTCGATTCCGATGAGTCCCTCTGGGAAGAAGAGGTTGAGATCGGGCTTGAAGGCGACGGCGATGCCGACCTTGAAGAAATCGAGCTCGAAGTTTCCGTGCTGGATGAATCGACCGATTGGCTTGCCGGCCCCGAAAGCGAGGCTCCGTCATTAACGGACGACTTGTCCCTTGATTTCACTGAGGATGAGCTGAACGATCTTGTGCCGCCCCCCCCATCCGTTCCGCCGTCCCCCGGCTTGAAGGGTGATAAGTATGGGCTTGACGGCCTTTTCTCAGCGTTCAAAAAAGGGGTGGGGGAACAACTCGACCAGGGCGACACGGAGACTCATTACAACCTCGGCATCGCTTACAAGGAAATGGGACTGTACGATGATGCCGTCGCCGAGTTCAAGGCAGCGGCGCAGGACCCCCGTCGCCTTGTGGATTGCATCACGCTTCAGGGGATATGTTACCGGGACAAGGGAGAACCGGCCCGGGCGGAGGAGTTGTTCAATTCGGGGCTGATGCTGTCGGAGCTTTCGCCGGAGGAGTTCCTCTGTCTGACCTATGAATTGGCACTTACCCTCGAGCAAAAGGGAGACGTGGAAAAGGCCCTGACCGAGTATCGCAAGATTGCCGACGTCGACCCAGCTTTCCGTGACACGGCCGGCAAGCTGGAGCATCTGGGCCACGACGGCCTTGCCGATGCGGATCTTGTTGATCTTGAGGAAACGCCGTAA
- a CDS encoding energy transducer TonB, with the protein MDQLIQTRRSDAPMLWTIALSIALHGALYSVTSLLPRHVAGVEGMQVVSVDLSGSEIRPVAPSPPDSKPAPVPEPAVASDMSLPVENEQPPAEEVLPPPQAVEPPPPPVVSAPPSPLSLGMSRGFFRGIAEGESLRSDVREYYFTLLETINERWWTVANASGMDLGRSEAMFTIVMKKSGEMVDVQLVKSTGSPAYDRLILQAIQAANPLPPLPDSYTSELFLAPVRLVAPRGLLFS; encoded by the coding sequence ATGGACCAGTTGATACAGACAAGACGAAGCGATGCGCCGATGCTCTGGACCATCGCCCTTTCCATTGCATTGCACGGAGCACTCTATTCCGTAACCTCACTCCTGCCGCGCCATGTGGCCGGCGTTGAAGGGATGCAGGTCGTTTCCGTGGATCTGTCCGGCAGTGAAATTCGCCCCGTTGCGCCATCACCGCCCGACAGCAAGCCGGCACCCGTACCTGAACCTGCTGTTGCGAGCGACATGAGTTTGCCGGTGGAAAACGAGCAACCACCTGCCGAAGAAGTTCTTCCGCCCCCCCAGGCGGTTGAGCCGCCTCCCCCGCCGGTGGTTTCGGCGCCCCCCTCGCCTCTTTCGCTGGGCATGTCCCGCGGCTTTTTCCGCGGCATAGCCGAAGGCGAATCCCTGAGAAGCGATGTCCGCGAATATTACTTTACGCTGCTGGAAACCATAAACGAGCGGTGGTGGACGGTTGCGAACGCGTCTGGAATGGATCTGGGTCGTTCGGAGGCGATGTTCACCATTGTGATGAAGAAAAGCGGCGAGATGGTTGACGTGCAGCTGGTGAAGAGTACGGGAAGTCCGGCCTATGACCGGTTGATTCTCCAGGCGATTCAAGCGGCTAACCCCTTGCCCCCCCTGCCTGACAGCTATACCAGCGAGTTGTTTTTGGCCCCGGTCCGACTTGTGGCGCCCCGGGGACTGCTCTTTTCGTAA
- a CDS encoding NADP-dependent malic enzyme, protein MSKKQDALDYHSTGRKGKIEVIPSKPCLTQRDLSLAYSPGVAEPCLEIEKNPEDAYKYTAKGNLVAVLSNGTAVLGLGDIGALAGKPVMEGKGVLFKRFADIDVFDIEVDTKNADEIIKVCQLLEPTFGGINLEDIKAPECFYIEEKLKETMNIPVFHDDQHGTAIISGAALINALELVGKKIEDIKIVVNGAGASGIACAQMAVELGAKKENIILCDTKGVIFKGRSAGMNEYKERFAVETEDRTLEDAFKNADVAYGLSSKGAFTPEMIRDMAPNPIIFAMANPDPEITPEEVAAVRADAIMATGRSDYPNQVNNVLGFPFIFRGALDVRATTINETMKKACVFALAELAKEDCPDSVCRAYGNKKFAFGREYIIPKPFDPRALLRVAPAVAKAAMESGVARQPIADMEKYMEHLETLQGKAKETLRLIINKAKTDPKRVVLPEGENEKILRAAQVMIEEGIAYPILLGNRQEIRKKIEELNLDLNGGVTIIDPDDSPDTERYSQALFEQRQRKGITLTEARRMIRRRGRTYFGCEMVRCGDADALLSGIDAHYPDIIRPALEVIGKQEGLSSVHGLYLMVFKRGIFLLADTTVCIEPTAEELAETAILAAEKARLLDLDPRIAMLSFSNFGSVNHPQALKVKRAAEIVKQRAPELIIDGEMQADTAVVPDILESHYPFATLKGGANILIFPDLNSGNISYKLLTRLGGADAIGPILMGMKKPVHVLQRGDDVMDIVNMAAIAVVDAQSN, encoded by the coding sequence ATGAGCAAAAAGCAGGACGCCCTTGATTATCACTCCACAGGACGAAAAGGGAAGATAGAGGTAATTCCGTCAAAACCATGTCTTACCCAGCGCGACCTCTCCCTTGCCTACTCACCCGGTGTAGCCGAACCTTGTCTTGAAATCGAAAAAAACCCTGAAGACGCATATAAATATACTGCCAAGGGGAATCTGGTGGCGGTATTGTCCAACGGTACGGCCGTTCTCGGTCTCGGTGACATCGGCGCCTTGGCCGGCAAACCGGTCATGGAGGGCAAAGGGGTTCTCTTCAAGCGTTTTGCCGATATCGATGTCTTCGACATCGAGGTTGACACCAAAAACGCTGACGAAATAATCAAGGTCTGCCAGTTGCTGGAACCGACCTTCGGCGGCATAAACCTTGAGGACATCAAGGCACCTGAATGCTTTTATATCGAGGAAAAGCTCAAGGAGACCATGAACATTCCGGTCTTCCACGACGATCAGCATGGCACCGCCATCATTTCCGGCGCAGCCCTCATCAATGCCCTTGAACTGGTCGGCAAGAAGATCGAAGACATCAAGATCGTGGTCAACGGCGCCGGAGCCTCCGGCATCGCCTGCGCCCAGATGGCGGTTGAACTTGGTGCGAAAAAGGAGAACATCATTCTCTGCGATACCAAGGGCGTCATCTTCAAGGGACGTAGCGCCGGCATGAACGAGTACAAGGAGCGCTTCGCCGTCGAAACCGAAGACCGCACCCTGGAAGATGCCTTCAAAAATGCCGATGTGGCCTACGGCCTCTCCAGCAAGGGGGCATTCACCCCCGAAATGATCCGTGACATGGCGCCCAACCCGATCATCTTCGCCATGGCAAACCCCGATCCCGAAATCACCCCCGAGGAGGTGGCGGCGGTCCGGGCCGACGCCATCATGGCCACCGGCCGCTCCGACTATCCTAACCAGGTGAATAACGTTCTGGGCTTCCCCTTCATCTTCCGCGGCGCACTCGATGTGCGGGCCACGACCATCAATGAGACCATGAAAAAGGCGTGCGTCTTCGCTCTGGCCGAACTGGCCAAAGAGGACTGCCCGGACTCGGTGTGTCGTGCGTACGGCAATAAGAAATTCGCCTTCGGTCGCGAGTACATCATTCCTAAGCCCTTTGATCCCCGCGCGCTCCTGAGGGTGGCTCCTGCCGTTGCCAAGGCGGCCATGGAGTCGGGGGTCGCCCGCCAGCCCATTGCCGACATGGAAAAGTACATGGAGCATCTGGAGACGCTCCAGGGCAAGGCCAAGGAGACTCTGCGCCTCATCATCAACAAGGCGAAGACCGATCCCAAGCGGGTCGTCTTGCCCGAGGGCGAGAATGAAAAGATCCTTCGGGCCGCACAAGTGATGATCGAAGAGGGGATCGCCTATCCGATCCTCCTGGGCAATCGGCAGGAAATCCGCAAAAAGATCGAAGAGCTCAACCTTGATCTTAATGGCGGCGTCACTATCATTGACCCAGACGACAGCCCCGACACTGAGCGTTACTCCCAAGCCCTGTTCGAGCAGCGGCAGCGGAAAGGGATCACCCTGACCGAGGCCCGCCGCATGATCCGGCGCCGGGGCCGCACTTATTTCGGCTGCGAGATGGTCCGTTGCGGCGATGCCGATGCTCTGCTTTCTGGCATTGATGCCCATTATCCCGACATCATCCGCCCTGCCCTTGAAGTGATCGGCAAGCAGGAAGGCCTCTCCAGCGTCCACGGCCTTTACCTCATGGTTTTCAAGCGGGGCATTTTCCTGCTGGCCGACACCACGGTCTGCATCGAGCCTACCGCCGAGGAACTGGCCGAAACCGCCATACTGGCAGCCGAGAAGGCACGGCTTCTGGATCTCGACCCCCGTATCGCCATGCTTTCATTTTCCAACTTTGGTTCCGTCAACCACCCCCAGGCCCTCAAGGTCAAGCGGGCTGCGGAGATCGTCAAACAGCGGGCGCCGGAACTGATAATCGACGGCGAGATGCAGGCCGACACCGCCGTTGTGCCTGACATTCTGGAGTCCCATTATCCCTTTGCCACACTCAAAGGCGGAGCAAACATCCTCATTTTCCCCGACCTGAACTCGGGCAACATCAGCTACAAGCTCCTTACCCGCCTTGGCGGAGCCGACGCCATCGGCCCGATTCTCATGGGAATGAAGAAGCCGGTGCACGTACTGCAGCGCGGCGATGACGTAATGGATATCGTCAACATGGCAGCCATTGCCGTTGTCGACGCGCAAAGCAACTGA
- a CDS encoding HIT family protein produces MERVWAPWRMEYLVDEKPAGCIFCPGNGQASDRERLILHRTPLSLVMLNRYPYTNGHLMVAPLRHTADMDSLSDAEMLDLFRTVRLCRSILRDAASPNGYNIGINLGKAAGAGVDDHLHIHVVPRWNGDTNFMGVVADLRVVPEGLQAAWDRLAPLFSRETP; encoded by the coding sequence GTGGAACGTGTCTGGGCGCCTTGGCGCATGGAATACCTCGTGGATGAAAAACCCGCCGGATGCATCTTCTGTCCCGGTAACGGACAGGCCAGCGACCGGGAGCGGCTCATCCTCCACAGAACACCGTTATCTCTCGTGATGCTGAATCGCTACCCCTATACCAACGGTCATCTAATGGTGGCTCCTCTGCGTCATACCGCCGACATGGATTCCCTGTCCGACGCGGAAATGCTTGACCTGTTCCGCACGGTCCGGCTCTGCCGCTCCATCCTGCGGGATGCGGCCAGCCCCAATGGCTACAATATCGGCATCAACCTGGGAAAAGCGGCCGGTGCCGGTGTTGACGACCATCTCCACATCCACGTGGTGCCCCGTTGGAACGGTGACACGAATTTCATGGGGGTCGTGGCGGATCTACGGGTAGTGCCGGAAGGGCTTCAGGCTGCCTGGGACCGCCTGGCCCCGCTGTTCTCACGGGAGACCCCATGA
- a CDS encoding ROK family protein translates to MIRPAFIGMDIGGTNLRMGLVDEAGTILFRFRQKTDIHEGRAAFYEKLAEGIGILKEHAEQAGFRIVAVGAGVPGLVANDGHIHVSVNLPAIDSINLRHDLERISGLPATVANDVNATAYGEKSFGAGREFDSFLMVTLGTGVGGGLILNGRLWTGIDGVAGEFGHVTVEPQGTSCPCGNRGCLEQYASATAIASAAREAMMTGRYVPADGSAIPLTTQDLARLAREGDGAAATFFAEAGRYLGMATASLANVLNLEALIVGGGVAASFDLIRSSIEREVRARAFPIPAQRLVVVRGALGDDGGLLGSAALARDEFDI, encoded by the coding sequence ATGATCCGCCCGGCGTTCATCGGCATGGATATCGGTGGGACCAATCTGCGGATGGGACTCGTCGACGAGGCGGGAACGATCCTTTTCCGCTTCAGGCAGAAAACCGATATTCATGAGGGGAGAGCCGCCTTTTACGAAAAGCTCGCCGAGGGGATAGGCATTCTCAAAGAGCACGCAGAGCAGGCGGGATTCCGCATCGTGGCAGTTGGTGCCGGCGTTCCGGGGCTTGTGGCAAATGACGGACATATCCACGTATCGGTGAATCTTCCGGCCATTGACAGCATCAACCTCCGCCATGACCTGGAACGCATCAGTGGTCTGCCGGCGACGGTGGCCAACGATGTCAACGCCACCGCGTACGGCGAGAAATCCTTCGGTGCCGGACGCGAGTTCGACTCGTTCCTGATGGTTACACTCGGCACCGGCGTCGGAGGAGGGCTCATCCTGAACGGGCGGCTGTGGACCGGAATCGACGGCGTAGCCGGCGAGTTCGGTCATGTGACGGTCGAGCCCCAGGGGACGTCCTGTCCCTGCGGCAACCGGGGTTGTCTTGAGCAATATGCCTCTGCCACGGCCATAGCCTCAGCCGCGCGAGAGGCCATGATGACGGGGCGATACGTACCGGCTGACGGGTCTGCGATACCTCTCACTACCCAGGATCTGGCCCGTCTCGCCCGGGAAGGGGATGGTGCGGCGGCGACATTTTTCGCCGAGGCGGGACGTTATCTGGGCATGGCAACGGCATCACTGGCCAACGTACTCAATCTGGAAGCACTGATCGTTGGTGGGGGCGTCGCTGCAAGCTTTGATCTGATCAGGAGTTCCATAGAGCGAGAGGTTCGTGCCCGAGCTTTCCCGATTCCGGCCCAGCGGCTGGTGGTGGTCCGTGGCGCATTGGGCGACGACGGAGGACTCCTGGGAAGCGCTGCGCTGGCCCGTGATGAGTTCGACATCTAA